From the genome of Nodularia sp. LEGE 06071, one region includes:
- a CDS encoding S8 family peptidase, translating to MKRLILLCLFVVGLGAAVFGFLNFQGLAAKGEFETIVLDFRQDIPAEVIQQNLQAIAQEYNVTPRLDNQFSATDNVYIIEGDRQRLKKLKKSPFAQFTQLIEPNYIYRKIPLPAEATWFEDILPSPDNQANPALIGPNDQFYSKQWNLHNIGIEGAWTQTKGSGVTVAVIDTGITRVRDLVDTKFVKGYDFVSDREEATDDNGHGTHVAGTIAQATNNKYGVAGIAYEASLMPLKVLSAYGGGTVADIAEAIKFAADNGADVINMSLGGGGESQLMKQAIDYAHKKGVTIVAAAGNENANGASYPARYPYVIGVSAFGPDGEKAPYSNFGAGVDISAPGGSEAGTILQETIDPDNNGEGVFLGLQGTSMASPHVAGVAALIKASGVTEPDEVLKVLKQSARVIQDDSFNYYGAGQLNAEAAVKLATTGQISFQDFFRWLRDNGYLNPRFWIDGGAVALIPKLMMVFGSYLLAWFLRVYFPFAWSWSLSSGLIAGSSGLFFLRGLYIFDLPQWPFRVLGSSIPELGNTLQGTNALNPIFASVLIPIVLIALFLGHPSWKWFAIGSSLGFAAFLTVSAIYDPAVWGLGSSYLARSFLIINAVLCYGIARLALKTETQTA from the coding sequence ATGAAAAGACTTATATTATTGTGCTTGTTTGTCGTCGGGCTGGGGGCTGCTGTTTTTGGGTTCCTGAATTTTCAGGGTTTAGCAGCTAAAGGCGAGTTTGAGACGATTGTGCTAGATTTTCGCCAAGATATTCCCGCCGAGGTAATACAGCAGAACTTACAAGCAATCGCTCAAGAATACAACGTCACACCCCGATTAGACAATCAATTTTCAGCGACGGATAATGTGTATATTATTGAAGGCGATCGCCAGCGACTGAAAAAACTCAAAAAATCGCCATTCGCCCAATTTACCCAATTAATCGAGCCAAATTACATTTATAGAAAGATTCCTCTACCAGCTGAAGCAACTTGGTTTGAAGATATTTTACCATCTCCAGATAATCAAGCAAATCCGGCATTAATTGGCCCTAACGACCAATTTTACAGCAAACAGTGGAACCTACACAACATCGGCATTGAAGGCGCGTGGACTCAAACCAAAGGCAGTGGCGTAACAGTAGCGGTAATTGACACCGGGATAACTCGCGTCCGTGACTTGGTAGACACGAAATTCGTCAAAGGCTATGATTTTGTGAGCGATCGCGAAGAAGCCACAGATGACAATGGACACGGTACTCACGTCGCCGGCACTATTGCCCAAGCTACTAATAATAAATATGGTGTAGCTGGCATTGCTTACGAAGCCAGTCTCATGCCCTTAAAAGTCCTCAGCGCCTACGGTGGTGGAACCGTTGCCGATATTGCCGAAGCGATTAAATTTGCTGCTGACAATGGTGCAGACGTAATTAATATGAGCTTAGGCGGCGGTGGTGAAAGCCAATTAATGAAACAAGCCATCGACTACGCCCACAAAAAAGGCGTAACAATTGTCGCCGCAGCCGGAAATGAAAATGCGAATGGCGCAAGTTATCCCGCACGTTACCCCTACGTTATAGGCGTTTCCGCATTTGGCCCAGACGGAGAAAAAGCCCCCTATTCCAACTTTGGCGCAGGCGTAGATATTTCTGCACCTGGTGGTAGTGAAGCAGGTACAATTCTCCAAGAAACAATCGACCCCGATAACAACGGCGAAGGAGTATTTCTCGGACTCCAGGGAACAAGCATGGCTTCCCCCCACGTTGCAGGTGTCGCAGCATTAATTAAAGCTTCTGGAGTCACAGAACCAGACGAAGTATTAAAAGTCCTCAAGCAATCAGCACGAGTTATCCAGGATGATAGCTTCAACTATTATGGCGCTGGACAACTTAATGCCGAAGCAGCAGTCAAACTAGCCACCACAGGACAAATCAGCTTCCAAGACTTCTTCCGGTGGTTACGAGATAACGGTTATCTCAACCCCCGCTTTTGGATTGATGGCGGTGCAGTAGCACTGATACCTAAACTAATGATGGTATTCGGTTCCTATCTGCTGGCTTGGTTTTTACGAGTTTACTTCCCCTTCGCCTGGAGTTGGTCTTTATCCAGTGGCTTAATTGCCGGTAGTTCTGGTTTATTCTTCCTCCGGGGATTATATATCTTTGACCTACCCCAGTGGCCATTCCGAGTTTTAGGCAGTTCCATTCCCGAACTAGGAAACACCCTGCAAGGAACGAACGCCTTAAATCCCATATTTGCCAGCGTGCTAATTCCCATAGTGTTAATAGCATTATTCTTGGGACATCCTAGCTGGAAATGGTTTGCCATCGGTTCCAGCCTGGGCTTCGCGGCATTTTTAACAGTTAGTGCCATTTACGACCCAGCAGTTTGGGGCTTAGGAAGTAGCTACCTAGCACGGAGTTTCCTCATCATCAACGCCGTACTCTGTTATGGAATAGCGCGTTTAGCATTAAAAACCGAAACTCAAACAGCATAA
- the thiD gene encoding bifunctional hydroxymethylpyrimidine kinase/phosphomethylpyrimidine kinase, whose product MNADITSRVPVALTIAGSDSGGGAGIQADLRTFAFHCVHGTSAITCVTAQNTLGVARVDAMPSSAVIAQIQAVVEDIGVQAAKTGMLLNEEIISAVAQQVEALQIHNLVVDPVMVSRTGAQLIDDDAVKTLRYALLPKAAIVTPNRYEAQILSGLPINTLDDMRAAAQVIHRNLKVKAVLVKGGGMQGSLRGIDIWFDGQKLETLITKQVETKNTHGTGCTLSAAIAANLAMGMDLWPAVQQAKAYVTNALTYSLDIGKGQGPVGHFFPLLQI is encoded by the coding sequence ATGAATGCTGACATAACCTCTAGAGTACCTGTGGCTTTAACCATTGCTGGTTCAGATAGCGGTGGCGGTGCGGGTATTCAAGCTGATTTACGCACCTTTGCTTTTCACTGTGTCCACGGTACTAGCGCTATTACCTGTGTCACGGCACAAAATACTTTAGGGGTGGCGCGGGTTGATGCTATGCCAAGTTCGGCGGTGATAGCCCAAATTCAAGCAGTGGTGGAAGATATTGGCGTGCAAGCTGCAAAAACTGGTATGTTGCTGAACGAGGAAATTATTTCTGCTGTAGCCCAGCAAGTGGAAGCATTACAAATTCATAACTTAGTCGTTGACCCAGTGATGGTATCACGCACAGGGGCGCAACTGATTGATGATGATGCTGTAAAGACTCTGCGTTATGCCTTGTTACCGAAAGCGGCTATTGTGACACCAAATCGCTACGAGGCGCAGATTTTGAGCGGTTTGCCCATTAATACTTTAGATGATATGCGGGCGGCGGCTCAAGTCATACACCGAAATTTGAAGGTAAAAGCCGTTTTAGTCAAGGGTGGCGGGATGCAGGGCAGTTTGCGTGGGATTGATATCTGGTTTGATGGGCAGAAACTGGAAACTTTGATTACAAAGCAAGTCGAGACGAAAAATACCCACGGTACTGGTTGTACACTATCAGCTGCGATCGCCGCAAATTTAGCGATGGGTATGGACTTGTGGCCAGCAGTACAACAGGCAAAGGCATATGTAACTAATGCACTCACTTACTCGCTAGATATTGGTAAAGGACAAGGGCCTGTGGGACACTTTTTTCCGTTGTTACAAATTTAA
- a CDS encoding P-II family nitrogen regulator yields the protein MKKVEAIIRPFKLDEVKIALVNAGIVGMTVSEVRGFGRQKGQTERYRGSEYTVEFLQKLKVEIVIEDSQVDMVVDKIIAAARTGEIGDGKIFISPVEQVVRIRTGEKNTEAV from the coding sequence ATGAAAAAAGTAGAAGCCATTATTCGCCCATTTAAGCTTGATGAAGTGAAAATTGCTTTAGTCAACGCTGGTATTGTTGGCATGACAGTTTCTGAAGTCCGGGGGTTTGGACGGCAGAAAGGGCAAACAGAACGCTATCGCGGTTCTGAGTACACCGTTGAGTTTCTGCAAAAACTGAAAGTGGAAATCGTGATTGAGGACAGCCAAGTTGATATGGTAGTGGATAAAATTATTGCTGCGGCTCGCACAGGCGAAATCGGCGATGGCAAAATTTTTATCTCACCTGTAGAGCAAGTTGTGCGTATTCGGACTGGAGAGAAGAATACAGAAGCAGTTTGA
- a CDS encoding DUF4327 family protein: MDTAVRYDIGVIRAEARELVKKGLLDRQQPIYSLCRYVPNRDWILFEMELEKNEFLLRDRIIDLLSSETWEED, from the coding sequence ATGGATACTGCTGTTAGATATGATATTGGGGTTATTAGGGCAGAAGCGCGTGAACTGGTGAAAAAGGGACTACTTGACCGTCAACAGCCAATTTACTCGCTATGTAGATATGTTCCTAATCGTGACTGGATATTATTTGAGATGGAACTAGAAAAGAATGAATTTTTACTCAGAGATAGGATTATTGATCTATTGAGTAGTGAAACCTGGGAAGAAGATTGA